From the genome of Streptomyces sp. NBC_01260, one region includes:
- a CDS encoding heparin lyase I family protein, producing MIKVLKVATALCAGALMVPVLVSYSSGAEPDGAPLAGSAPAQSTTEKLKVDYENGALNSGVDGLSTTHATASDASGVVQPGHEGSYAVQHKVTLGDAGYESNGAPRSESATDLLPSGQFDVGDVQRYEFSVLLKDWKTYTPGGSESGDILFQGKYAGGNVPAFYLMAKRNEVAFRSPHLNQQTAVVPDLRPYVNKWMSFRVDARWTTDETGYFKVSVRLPGESDYKPAASYENVRTYQPENPAEHGYIKWGLYRPSESIENGDVPTRIVQHDDIRILDLS from the coding sequence ATGATCAAGGTTCTCAAGGTGGCGACCGCCCTATGCGCAGGGGCGCTGATGGTTCCCGTTCTGGTGTCGTACTCGTCAGGAGCCGAACCGGATGGCGCCCCGCTCGCCGGCTCCGCGCCCGCGCAGTCCACCACGGAGAAGCTGAAGGTGGACTACGAGAACGGAGCCCTGAACTCCGGAGTGGACGGCCTGAGCACCACGCACGCGACGGCATCGGACGCTTCCGGCGTCGTGCAGCCCGGGCACGAGGGCTCGTACGCGGTTCAGCACAAGGTGACGCTCGGCGACGCGGGATACGAGTCCAACGGCGCGCCGCGGAGCGAGAGCGCGACGGATCTGCTTCCATCCGGGCAGTTCGACGTCGGTGACGTGCAGCGCTACGAGTTCAGCGTGCTGCTCAAGGACTGGAAGACCTACACGCCTGGTGGCAGCGAATCGGGCGACATCCTCTTCCAGGGGAAGTACGCGGGTGGCAACGTCCCGGCGTTCTACCTCATGGCGAAGCGCAACGAGGTCGCGTTCAGGTCCCCACACCTGAACCAGCAGACGGCGGTGGTGCCGGACCTCCGTCCGTATGTGAACAAGTGGATGAGCTTCCGCGTGGACGCACGCTGGACCACCGACGAGACGGGCTACTTCAAGGTCTCCGTGCGGCTGCCGGGAGAGTCCGACTACAAGCCGGCCGCCTCGTACGAGAACGTGCGTACCTACCAGCCGGAGAACCCGGCCGAGCACGGCTACATCAAGTGGGGGCTCTACCGACCCTCGGAGTCGATCGAGAACGGTGACGTACCCACGCGGATCGTCCAGCACGACGACATCCGCATCCTCGACCTCTCCTGA